Proteins encoded in a region of the Paenibacillus pedocola genome:
- a CDS encoding MarR family winged helix-turn-helix transcriptional regulator, producing the protein MNTELYEKLAKLQWLLQRKHFRTHTAVGPMADTSRGQGRILAFLRMKDGISTKDLSYMLDIRVSSLNELLAKLEKAEYITRKPSETDKRIMLIYLTSKGQTEEEHEIDSGDIFSCLSQDEQAIFGEYLVRVSTALEEELGTDVERDEMASWMEAAKERIGAEELEKLMSMRGQMHRMWANSGDERFNRRFPGFGGEGFGSGMQGFGWPSRDGRNSPDPEDK; encoded by the coding sequence ATGAATACTGAACTGTACGAAAAACTCGCTAAACTGCAGTGGCTTTTGCAGAGGAAGCATTTTAGAACCCACACCGCTGTTGGCCCTATGGCTGATACGTCCCGCGGGCAAGGCCGGATACTGGCATTTCTCCGGATGAAGGACGGGATCAGCACCAAAGATTTATCCTATATGCTGGACATCCGTGTATCATCCCTCAATGAATTGCTGGCAAAATTGGAGAAAGCCGAATACATCACCCGTAAACCCTCAGAAACAGATAAACGCATCATGCTGATTTATCTGACGTCCAAAGGGCAAACCGAAGAAGAACATGAAATAGACAGCGGAGACATCTTTTCTTGCTTATCCCAGGATGAGCAGGCTATCTTCGGGGAATATCTCGTACGCGTGAGTACAGCTTTGGAGGAGGAACTGGGAACAGACGTAGAACGTGACGAAATGGCAAGCTGGATGGAGGCTGCAAAGGAGCGTATTGGTGCTGAGGAATTAGAAAAGCTAATGTCCATGCGTGGACAAATGCACAGAATGTGGGCAAATTCCGGAGACGAACGCTTTAACAGAAGATTCCCGGGGTTTGGCGGGGAAGGGTTCGGCAGTGGAATGCAGGGATTTGGCTGGCCCTCCAGGGATGGAAGAAATTCGCCGGACCCTGAGGATAAATAA
- a CDS encoding MATE family efflux transporter yields MDTENLHYFEKAPVAKAVAHFALPMMLGTSMSVIYSILNAFFIGTLNNTAMLTALALTLPLFAVIMALGNLIGVGSSAFISRLLGEKRYADVKHVSSFAFYSSLVIGLIAMALGLPLVNSIVHGLGATPDSFGFTKDYVTIMLMGSPFVVLFFTLENIVRSEGAAITSMIGMLLSVVVNIILDALVIFVFHWDVIGVASATVISNLVASAYYTYHIGLKSRFLTLSIKHFKPSKEILSNVFKIGVPVFVMSMFMGAMSLIFNRYLVQYGEQAIAGFGISSRLLQFPELILMGLSEGVVPLIAFSFTANRLRMKHTIQFTIKTIVALAVVFGVIVYLISDHLIGLFTNDPQLIEMGSYILHVTFLSLFITGMTSLFTGIFQATAQGTAAFMMSIIQGITLIPVLYIANRMNGFHGVVWSLVISDIVAFLVGAIMLYMLRTKLQPDLDHLAQ; encoded by the coding sequence ATGGATACAGAAAATCTCCATTACTTTGAAAAAGCACCGGTCGCAAAGGCTGTAGCTCATTTCGCTTTACCGATGATGCTAGGCACGTCAATGAGCGTGATCTATTCCATCTTAAACGCCTTTTTCATTGGTACCCTAAATAACACTGCCATGTTAACTGCACTCGCCCTAACCTTGCCGTTATTCGCGGTCATTATGGCACTGGGCAACTTGATTGGCGTCGGCAGCAGTGCATTCATCTCCCGTCTGCTGGGAGAGAAAAGATATGCTGATGTTAAGCATGTTTCTTCATTCGCTTTTTACAGCAGTTTAGTTATCGGACTTATCGCCATGGCACTTGGACTTCCTCTGGTCAATTCCATCGTTCATGGCCTGGGGGCAACGCCTGACTCCTTCGGGTTTACCAAGGACTATGTCACAATAATGCTCATGGGTTCACCATTCGTCGTATTATTCTTCACGCTGGAGAATATCGTACGCTCGGAGGGTGCAGCAATTACATCCATGATTGGTATGCTTCTTAGCGTTGTCGTGAATATTATTCTTGATGCACTGGTCATCTTCGTCTTCCATTGGGATGTGATTGGCGTAGCTTCTGCTACGGTCATTTCTAACTTGGTTGCGAGTGCTTATTACACCTACCATATAGGCTTAAAGAGCCGTTTTTTAACGCTTTCAATCAAACATTTCAAGCCTTCCAAGGAAATTCTGAGTAATGTATTCAAAATTGGAGTCCCCGTCTTTGTAATGAGTATGTTCATGGGTGCAATGTCACTCATCTTCAACCGTTATCTTGTCCAATATGGGGAGCAGGCAATAGCAGGATTTGGAATATCATCGCGTCTACTGCAATTTCCCGAGTTAATTCTGATGGGCTTAAGCGAAGGAGTCGTACCGCTCATTGCCTTCTCTTTTACAGCAAACCGATTGCGCATGAAGCATACCATACAATTCACGATTAAAACGATTGTCGCGTTAGCCGTTGTGTTCGGCGTGATCGTCTATCTGATCTCGGACCATTTAATTGGTTTATTTACGAATGACCCGCAATTAATTGAAATGGGCAGCTACATTCTGCATGTGACGTTCTTGTCCTTGTTCATTACAGGCATGACGTCGTTATTTACGGGAATCTTTCAGGCCACAGCACAAGGGACCGCCGCGTTTATGATGTCAATCATTCAAGGCATTACTCTGATTCCTGTGCTCTACATCGCCAACCGGATGAATGGTTTCCATGGGGTGGTGTGGTCGCTAGTTATTTCGGATATCGTAGCGTTCCTTGTCGGCGCGATCATGCTTTATATGCTGCGTACGAAATTGCAGCCGGATTTAGATCATTTAGCCCAATAG
- a CDS encoding LTA synthase family protein encodes MADFKIYEYKKVSQKAYFGAGNGYNLIVVQLESFQNFLVNLSVQGQEVTPNLNKLSAKSIYFPNVFSQIGRGNTSDAEFTSNTSIYPVGDPAMSSKYADRDIPSIAKLLHAKGYIANTFHVNEVSFWNRDRLYPALGFDKYYDKPYFKQEIFNRYGASDEELYTVAIEKLQSLHRNNKLFYAQLVTVSSHSPFNIPKASRRLKLNPDLNGKLLGNYLTAVNYADYALGTFIEKLKHAGLWNQSVLVVYGDHFGLSKKKYNPEKISQTFGIRYHKQISTLNIPLLIHLPGKRSGHRIELTGGQTDILPTVANIMGIDLKSLGFTAFGQDLLNTKHNTVGIRYYLPTGSFLNDEILFLPGKKGFEDGTATSIKSFKKINNIAPYRSEYEEIIKRMKQSDKYVKQLPIREGAGIPRL; translated from the coding sequence ATGGCTGATTTTAAGATATATGAATATAAGAAGGTCAGTCAAAAGGCTTACTTCGGTGCTGGTAACGGATATAACCTGATCGTAGTCCAGCTTGAATCATTTCAGAATTTTCTTGTGAATCTATCCGTCCAAGGGCAGGAAGTCACTCCAAATTTAAATAAGCTATCGGCCAAAAGCATCTATTTCCCTAATGTTTTTTCACAAATAGGGCGGGGGAATACCTCGGATGCCGAATTTACGAGCAACACTTCTATTTACCCTGTTGGTGATCCAGCCATGTCGTCCAAGTATGCTGACCGGGACATTCCAAGCATAGCAAAGCTACTGCACGCCAAGGGGTATATTGCGAACACTTTCCATGTGAATGAGGTAAGCTTTTGGAACCGGGACCGGTTGTATCCGGCATTAGGCTTCGATAAGTATTATGATAAACCCTATTTTAAGCAAGAAATCTTTAACCGTTATGGAGCCTCCGATGAAGAACTGTATACGGTGGCTATCGAAAAGCTGCAGTCACTACATAGAAACAACAAGCTGTTTTATGCACAACTGGTTACTGTATCGAGTCACTCTCCCTTTAATATACCTAAGGCCAGCAGGAGATTGAAGTTAAACCCGGACCTGAACGGAAAACTATTGGGTAATTATCTTACTGCTGTTAACTATGCTGATTATGCGCTTGGCACCTTTATTGAGAAGCTTAAACATGCCGGGCTTTGGAACCAGAGTGTTCTGGTCGTATATGGGGATCATTTCGGATTAAGCAAAAAGAAATATAATCCCGAGAAGATCAGCCAGACCTTTGGCATCCGTTATCACAAGCAGATCAGCACATTAAACATTCCGCTCCTTATTCATCTGCCGGGGAAACGCTCCGGACATAGAATTGAGCTTACAGGTGGGCAAACGGATATCCTTCCTACTGTTGCGAACATTATGGGAATTGATTTGAAAAGCTTAGGATTCACAGCATTCGGTCAAGATTTGCTGAATACAAAGCACAATACAGTAGGAATCCGGTATTATTTGCCGACCGGATCATTCTTAAATGATGAAATCCTCTTCCTACCCGGTAAAAAAGGGTTTGAGGACGGGACTGCGACCTCCATAAAAAGCTTCAAAAAAATTAATAACATTGCGCCCTACAGATCTGAATACGAGGAAATTATTAAACGTATGAAGCAATCTGACAAGTATGTTAAACAACTTCCTATTCGGGAGGGGGCAGGAATTCCGCGTTTGTGA